From Echinicola jeungdonensis, the proteins below share one genomic window:
- a CDS encoding FtsK/SpoIIIE family DNA translocase, translated as MAANTYKSNTFRKKDKAKKKRSFNFSLSAFKDKKIGLSFGILFMMIGLFLFFAFLGYLFTGPADQSVVTAEGMDISYRQNAAEARNWLGYAGAWVSYWLIFRWFGLAAFLLPPFLFLMGFKWAFKKSLVSLTQYSAFGLFFVFWLGLLLGYVVHMLDGYHYIGFLSGGFGYEMAVLADEFLGWGTFILIFGSLLIFVVFFFNITQIEWFQPGEDKAISDEEPEGSNATETNSDSSFEDSEEIDFLNKPEDEPKRPVGTLEETESGESEENSWTIKEKKPEKKKEASEPAFNVEDQTLIAEDEAKQEENTFTVEKAEGDEKTVSEVENLAPYDPTLDLPQYQYPALNLLNEYDQQKVTVTRQELEENKNKIVETLVNFKIGIQEIKATIGPTVTLYEIVPDPGVKISKIKNLEDDIALSLAALGIRIIAPIPGRGTIGIEVPNKNRELVAAKSVLGTEKFMKSDKDLPVALGKTISNEVFVVDLAKMPHLLMAGATGQGKSVGLNVILASLVYKKHPSQLKFVLVDPKKVELTLFNKIERHFLAKLPNAEDAIITDTKKVIYTLNSLCIEMDQRYDLLKDAGCRNLKEYNAKFVARKLNPDKGHKFMPYIVLVIDELADLMMTAGKEIEGPIARLAQLARAIGIHLVVATQRPSVNVITGIIKANFPARLSFRVTSKVDSRTILDAGGAEQLIGMGDMLLSQGSDVIRLQCAFLDTPEVEAVCEWIGDQRGYSDAYLLPEFEGEDSDNNVGGVDLADRDPLFDDAAKLIVMHQQGSTSLIQRKLKLGYNRAGRIIDQLEAAGVVGPFEGSKAREVLIQDEMSLEQLLSDL; from the coding sequence ATGGCTGCAAATACATATAAATCAAATACTTTCAGAAAAAAGGATAAAGCCAAAAAGAAACGGTCTTTTAACTTTTCTCTGAGTGCATTTAAAGACAAAAAAATAGGGCTGTCATTTGGTATCCTTTTTATGATGATTGGCCTGTTTTTGTTTTTTGCATTTTTAGGATATCTTTTTACTGGACCAGCCGACCAAAGTGTGGTGACTGCCGAGGGGATGGATATTTCCTACCGCCAAAATGCGGCTGAAGCCAGGAATTGGCTGGGGTATGCGGGAGCATGGGTTTCTTATTGGTTGATCTTTAGGTGGTTTGGTTTAGCGGCATTTTTGTTGCCTCCTTTCCTTTTTCTTATGGGCTTCAAATGGGCTTTTAAGAAATCATTGGTCAGCCTTACCCAATACAGTGCTTTTGGATTGTTTTTTGTCTTTTGGCTGGGCTTGTTGTTGGGGTATGTCGTCCATATGCTGGATGGATACCACTATATTGGATTTTTAAGCGGTGGGTTTGGTTATGAAATGGCCGTCCTTGCTGATGAATTTTTAGGTTGGGGAACCTTTATACTCATTTTTGGTTCTTTGCTGATTTTTGTGGTTTTCTTTTTCAATATTACTCAGATCGAATGGTTTCAGCCAGGGGAAGATAAAGCTATTTCTGATGAAGAACCTGAAGGCTCAAATGCCACTGAAACAAACTCCGATTCTTCATTTGAAGATAGTGAGGAAATTGATTTTTTGAACAAGCCGGAAGATGAACCGAAAAGGCCAGTAGGAACTTTGGAAGAAACCGAATCCGGGGAAAGTGAGGAAAACAGCTGGACCATCAAGGAAAAGAAACCCGAGAAAAAGAAAGAAGCTTCTGAACCGGCATTCAATGTGGAGGATCAAACCTTAATAGCTGAAGATGAAGCAAAGCAAGAGGAAAATACGTTTACCGTAGAAAAGGCAGAAGGAGATGAAAAGACCGTGTCTGAGGTGGAAAATTTGGCTCCTTATGACCCTACTTTGGATTTGCCACAATACCAGTACCCGGCTTTGAATTTGCTAAATGAATATGATCAGCAAAAAGTAACTGTTACACGCCAGGAGTTGGAAGAGAATAAGAATAAGATAGTTGAAACCCTGGTAAACTTTAAAATTGGCATCCAGGAGATCAAAGCAACTATTGGCCCAACGGTTACCTTATATGAAATTGTGCCTGATCCGGGAGTGAAGATTTCCAAGATCAAAAACCTGGAGGATGACATTGCCTTGAGTTTGGCCGCATTGGGTATAAGGATCATCGCCCCTATTCCGGGTAGGGGAACCATTGGTATAGAAGTTCCTAACAAAAACAGGGAATTGGTGGCGGCCAAGTCTGTTTTGGGAACGGAGAAGTTTATGAAAAGTGACAAGGACCTTCCGGTGGCATTGGGGAAAACCATTTCCAATGAGGTTTTTGTGGTGGATTTGGCAAAAATGCCGCACTTATTGATGGCCGGAGCTACTGGACAAGGAAAGTCGGTGGGTTTGAATGTGATACTGGCCTCTTTGGTTTATAAAAAACATCCTTCCCAATTAAAATTTGTCCTGGTCGATCCCAAAAAAGTGGAATTGACCCTGTTTAATAAAATTGAGAGACACTTTTTAGCCAAACTTCCCAATGCGGAAGATGCTATTATTACCGATACTAAAAAGGTGATCTATACCCTGAATTCCCTTTGTATAGAAATGGATCAGCGGTATGATCTTTTAAAGGATGCCGGCTGTAGAAACTTAAAGGAATACAATGCCAAATTTGTGGCCAGAAAACTCAATCCTGACAAGGGCCATAAATTTATGCCTTATATCGTATTGGTAATCGATGAGTTGGCCGATTTGATGATGACCGCTGGTAAGGAAATTGAAGGCCCAATTGCCCGCTTGGCTCAGTTGGCAAGGGCTATTGGTATCCATCTGGTAGTGGCCACCCAGCGACCGTCTGTCAATGTGATCACCGGTATCATTAAAGCCAATTTCCCAGCCAGGCTTTCTTTTAGGGTTACTTCAAAAGTTGACAGCAGGACCATTTTAGATGCAGGTGGAGCGGAACAACTTATCGGGATGGGAGATATGCTTTTGTCACAGGGATCAGACGTAATCCGGCTTCAATGTGCCTTTTTAGATACCCCAGAAGTGGAAGCAGTTTGTGAATGGATTGGAGACCAAAGGGGATATAGTGATGCTTACCTTTTGCCTGAGTTTGAGGGTGAAGATAGTGATAATAATGTGGGAGGGGTGGACCTTGCCGATAGGGATCCATTATTTGATGATGCGGCGAAGTTGATTGTTATGCATCAGCAGGGTAGTACTTCTTTAATCCAGAGAAAATTAAAACTGGGATATAACCGGGCCGGAAGGATTATTGACCAATTGGAAGCCGCAGGAGTGGTCGGACCATTCGAAGGAAGTAAAGCAAGGGAAGTTTTAATTCAGGATGAAATGAGTTTGGAACAATTATTGAGCGACCTTTAA
- a CDS encoding LolA family protein, with amino-acid sequence MIKKISFIIMVLVLGMGNLIAQKDPEAKEILDQVSEKYKSMKGMHAIFEYYYYNELDGASQTNKGELTVKNNQYKLVLDDQEIYNNGQTVWTYIKSNGYREVTINTANPEQDELTPTSIYTIYKNGYDYELLGESRKNGKAVQEVLLKAEDSDAQFQKIKLTIDKDKKTLLGWEVADSDGGTFRYSFKEVNANLNLKDSHFTFDPENHPGVEVIDLR; translated from the coding sequence ATGATTAAGAAAATAAGTTTTATTATTATGGTATTGGTTTTGGGGATGGGTAATCTAATAGCCCAAAAAGATCCTGAAGCCAAAGAAATTTTGGACCAGGTAAGTGAGAAATACAAGTCCATGAAAGGCATGCACGCCATTTTTGAATATTATTATTACAATGAGTTGGATGGGGCAAGTCAAACTAATAAAGGGGAGTTAACTGTAAAAAATAATCAGTACAAACTGGTGTTGGATGATCAGGAGATTTATAATAATGGTCAGACCGTATGGACCTATATTAAATCAAATGGTTACAGAGAAGTTACCATCAATACGGCAAATCCTGAACAAGATGAATTAACACCTACCAGTATTTATACCATTTACAAAAATGGATATGATTACGAATTATTGGGAGAAAGTAGAAAAAATGGAAAAGCTGTTCAGGAGGTTTTGTTGAAAGCCGAAGATTCAGATGCTCAGTTTCAAAAAATCAAACTGACCATAGATAAAGATAAAAAGACGCTCTTGGGCTGGGAAGTGGCAGATAGTGACGGGGGTACATTTAGGTATAGCTTTAAGGAAGTAAATGCCAATCTAAATTTAAAAGACAGTCATTTTACCTTTGATCCCGAAAATCACCCTGGAGTGGAAGTGATTGACCTTAGGTAA
- the pyrF gene encoding orotidine-5'-phosphate decarboxylase — translation MDKQSLFGQIQKKSSFLCVGLDTDLSKIPPHLLNEEDPIFSFNKQIIDHTAEFAVAYKPNIAFYEAMGAKGWESLQKTLDYIPDDIFTIADAKRGDIGNTSSLYAKAFFEKMNFDSITVAPYMGRDSVGPFLEFDGKWVILLALTSNEGSQDFQVLNTEGDKPLFQQVIEKSQQWGHEGNMMYVVGATRGEKIKEVRALAPDHFFLVPGVGAQGGSLEEVAKYGMNDSCGLLVNSSRGIIYASSGEDFGQRAGEEAAKLQREMARLLEKY, via the coding sequence ATGGACAAACAAAGCCTCTTTGGTCAAATTCAAAAAAAGTCATCTTTTTTATGTGTGGGACTGGACACGGATCTTTCAAAAATCCCACCACACCTGTTGAATGAGGAGGATCCGATTTTTTCCTTCAACAAACAGATTATTGACCATACCGCTGAATTTGCCGTGGCCTATAAGCCAAATATTGCTTTTTATGAAGCCATGGGAGCAAAAGGCTGGGAAAGTTTGCAAAAAACTTTAGATTATATTCCCGATGATATTTTTACCATTGCAGATGCCAAACGGGGGGATATTGGCAATACCAGCAGCCTTTATGCCAAAGCGTTTTTCGAGAAAATGAATTTTGACTCTATCACCGTGGCTCCTTATATGGGCAGGGACAGTGTGGGGCCTTTTCTGGAATTTGATGGGAAATGGGTTATTCTATTGGCTTTAACCAGTAATGAGGGTAGTCAGGATTTTCAGGTTTTGAATACCGAGGGGGACAAGCCACTTTTCCAACAAGTAATTGAGAAGAGTCAGCAATGGGGCCATGAAGGTAATATGATGTATGTGGTTGGCGCAACAAGAGGAGAGAAAATAAAAGAGGTAAGGGCTTTGGCTCCTGATCATTTCTTTTTGGTGCCCGGAGTCGGTGCCCAGGGGGGGAGTTTGGAAGAAGTGGCAAAGTATGGGATGAATGACTCTTGTGGTTTGTTGGTCAATTCAAGCCGTGGGATAATTTATGCCTCTTCTGGTGAAGATTTTGGGCAAAGGGCCGGGGAGGAAGCAGCCAAATTACAGCGAGAAATGGCAAGGCTTTTGGAAAAGTATTAA
- a CDS encoding DUF2851 family protein, translating into MNFQESFVQSVWKFQYFNRQNLATTDGQPLSIRKIGFHNFHEGPDFSESEVQIGNLKYHGNVEVHIKSSDWIAHKHEQDPKFETVILHVVWEHDLEIDRSDGTQIPTLELKGKVFLDVLRNYQRLIQSPHVILCEDSLLEIPEIIKFSMLEKSLVERLQEKCQLIEKQLELTGGDWEEVAYRWLFYSFGFKVNSGPMLELARSLPYNLLKKHAHQPAVLEALLLGQAGFLKESKKDDYSRFLQKEFEFYQQKYGLHSRDLRAEWKFMRVRPANYPTIRIAQLAALLAQRPNLISILMHEIKSLKDLQIVFSISASPYWEYHFRPGYKSRKRQSRNLTKNTIQLLAINFVIPLWYAYGQYIDDSLWKERCFDFLQLIPAESNHIIFDYEKSGWKAGNAFDTQGMIGLHHHYCQPKKCLDCKVGQQLLRPQRK; encoded by the coding sequence ATGAATTTTCAGGAAAGTTTTGTCCAGTCAGTATGGAAGTTTCAATATTTTAACCGGCAAAATCTAGCAACAACCGATGGTCAGCCTTTATCAATCCGAAAGATTGGTTTCCATAATTTTCACGAAGGCCCGGATTTTTCGGAATCAGAAGTACAAATTGGGAATTTGAAATATCATGGGAATGTGGAGGTCCATATCAAATCCTCGGATTGGATTGCCCATAAGCATGAGCAGGATCCCAAATTTGAAACGGTAATATTGCATGTTGTTTGGGAACATGATTTGGAAATTGACCGTAGTGATGGAACACAAATTCCTACCCTTGAGCTCAAGGGGAAAGTTTTTTTGGATGTCCTGAGGAATTATCAGCGATTGATACAATCTCCACATGTCATCCTTTGTGAAGATTCCTTACTGGAAATTCCTGAAATCATTAAATTTTCCATGCTGGAAAAATCTTTAGTAGAAAGATTACAGGAAAAATGTCAACTGATTGAGAAGCAATTGGAGCTTACTGGTGGAGACTGGGAGGAAGTGGCCTATCGTTGGTTGTTTTATTCTTTTGGTTTCAAGGTCAACAGTGGTCCAATGTTGGAATTGGCCCGGTCCCTGCCTTATAATTTGTTGAAAAAACATGCACACCAACCGGCAGTTCTTGAGGCATTATTGCTGGGGCAAGCGGGATTTTTAAAAGAAAGTAAGAAGGATGATTATTCCCGCTTTTTACAAAAGGAATTTGAATTTTACCAGCAAAAGTATGGTCTGCATTCAAGGGATTTGCGAGCAGAATGGAAATTTATGCGAGTAAGACCCGCCAATTATCCGACAATCCGAATAGCGCAGCTGGCAGCTTTACTGGCTCAAAGGCCCAATTTAATTTCTATTTTAATGCATGAAATTAAGTCCCTTAAAGATTTACAAATTGTATTTTCTATTTCTGCATCTCCTTATTGGGAATACCATTTTAGGCCAGGGTATAAAAGCCGGAAAAGGCAAAGCAGGAATTTGACCAAAAATACGATTCAGCTTTTGGCTATTAATTTTGTGATACCCCTTTGGTATGCTTATGGGCAATATATCGATGACAGCCTATGGAAGGAAAGGTGTTTTGATTTTTTGCAATTAATTCCTGCGGAATCCAACCATATCATATTTGATTATGAAAAATCTGGATGGAAAGCCGGTAATGCTTTTGACACCCAAGGGATGATTGGGCTTCATCACCATTATTGTCAACCCAAAAAATGCTTGGATTGCAAAGTTGGCCAACAACTCCTTAGGCCACAGCGAAAATGA
- a CDS encoding acetyltransferase, producing the protein MEKPVIILGAKGIAHPALEIFNSNNVDVYGFLEEDEELHGKEINVVPVLGHPEDDGYLKLIGKKCEAFVAVDDYKYRQFLVKLLNERRKVQPINAIHKTSYISTDSTMGHGNFINARVIIGAGTELGHHGIYHSGVLIDHKVTIGDFVQIGAGAVVNSGVKVEEGAFIGSGVTIVSGVKIGKNARVGAGSVVVADVEEESTVFGNPAKPVKP; encoded by the coding sequence ATGGAAAAACCGGTAATCATCTTAGGGGCAAAGGGCATTGCCCACCCTGCTTTGGAAATTTTTAATAGTAATAATGTTGATGTATATGGGTTTCTGGAAGAGGATGAGGAACTCCATGGGAAGGAAATTAATGTAGTGCCTGTACTTGGCCACCCGGAAGATGATGGATATCTAAAATTGATCGGGAAAAAATGCGAGGCATTCGTAGCGGTAGATGATTATAAGTATCGTCAATTTTTAGTGAAATTACTAAATGAGCGTAGGAAAGTACAACCCATCAATGCCATTCATAAAACTTCCTATATAAGTACGGATTCCACTATGGGCCATGGAAACTTTATCAATGCCCGTGTAATTATTGGAGCTGGAACTGAATTGGGTCACCATGGAATTTATCATTCAGGTGTCCTTATAGATCATAAAGTTACCATTGGAGATTTTGTACAGATAGGTGCCGGTGCGGTAGTGAATTCAGGAGTAAAGGTGGAAGAGGGTGCCTTTATAGGATCAGGAGTGACCATTGTCTCCGGAGTGAAAATTGGAAAAAATGCTAGGGTTGGGGCCGGATCGGTAGTAGTTGCTGATGTAGAAGAGGAGAGTACAGTGTTTGGAAATCCTGCCAAACCAGTCAAACCATAA
- a CDS encoding rhodanese-related sulfurtransferase: MENLNYSILLYYCYAEIKDPEAYREEHHLFCVENNIRGRIIVSPEGLNGTVSGLKEDCEKYMEYVKSDSRFASTDFKVDEFDRHAFTKIHVRVKPEIVHSSLRHINPVTRTGKHLEPEEFKKLKDQEDVVILDVRSNYEHELGRFKNAITLDIDNFRDFPEKVKELEHLKNKKVLTYCTGGIKCEKASAYLLEQGFEDVYQLHGGIIKYGKEAGGQDFEGKCYVFDNRVAVDVNQVNPKVISTCHVCGTTSDRMVNCANPECNIHVPICEECGWEMEGACSEECKSHPEKRPYDGTGYYQKNTNGYNPYKGLFRKPDKEKIKSLVND, translated from the coding sequence ATGGAAAATTTGAACTATAGCATCTTATTGTATTATTGTTACGCCGAGATCAAGGATCCTGAGGCGTACAGGGAAGAACATCACCTTTTTTGTGTAGAAAACAATATCAGGGGAAGAATTATTGTATCCCCTGAGGGATTAAATGGAACGGTTTCCGGTCTTAAAGAAGATTGTGAAAAGTACATGGAATATGTAAAATCCGATTCTCGCTTTGCTTCGACGGATTTTAAAGTAGACGAATTTGACAGGCATGCATTTACAAAAATTCATGTTCGGGTAAAACCAGAGATAGTCCATTCCAGTCTTCGCCATATCAATCCCGTCACCCGTACTGGTAAACATTTGGAGCCTGAGGAGTTCAAAAAATTAAAAGACCAGGAGGATGTGGTGATTTTGGATGTAAGGTCCAATTATGAACATGAATTGGGTCGTTTCAAAAATGCCATTACCCTGGATATTGATAACTTCCGGGATTTCCCAGAAAAGGTCAAAGAGTTGGAACACCTTAAAAACAAAAAGGTGTTGACCTATTGCACCGGAGGAATCAAGTGCGAAAAAGCATCAGCCTATTTGTTGGAACAGGGTTTTGAGGATGTTTATCAACTTCATGGGGGTATTATCAAATACGGTAAGGAAGCAGGCGGTCAGGATTTTGAAGGAAAATGTTACGTATTTGACAATAGGGTGGCTGTTGATGTCAACCAAGTCAATCCCAAAGTGATTTCCACTTGTCATGTATGTGGAACTACTTCTGACCGAATGGTTAACTGTGCCAACCCGGAATGCAATATTCATGTCCCTATTTGTGAAGAATGCGGCTGGGAGATGGAAGGTGCTTGTTCAGAGGAGTGTAAATCACATCCTGAAAAACGGCCCTATGATGGAACAGGTTATTACCAAAAAAACACCAATGGCTATAATCCTTATAAAGGGCTGTTTAGGAAGCCTGATAAAGAAAAAATAAAGTCCCTCGTCAATGACTAA
- a CDS encoding nucleoside phosphorylase: MTKKIPASELILNPDGSIYHLHLKPEFLASSVITVGDPGRVAMVSQYFDEIKFQVANREFVTHTGIFKGKMISVISSGMGTDNIEILMNELDALVNVDLKRRQVKPMHTSLKVVRVGTSGSIRKEIPTGVILASEYGIGLDSLMQFYNLESNPKELSIAKAVKEKLGLGLSPYCCRASPHLLEKMIKGEVIKGNTVTCPGFFGPQGRGIRLQPAIPDIIERLTEWDLDGVSLSNFEMETAGYYAMGSLLGHEMMSLNAIVANRVSQTFAEDPKAIVDKAILHALENI, encoded by the coding sequence ATGACTAAAAAAATTCCAGCATCGGAATTGATCCTTAATCCCGATGGAAGTATCTATCATTTACATTTGAAGCCAGAATTTCTGGCTTCTTCTGTTATAACAGTTGGTGATCCTGGGAGGGTAGCAATGGTTTCCCAATATTTTGATGAAATCAAATTTCAGGTAGCTAACAGGGAATTTGTTACCCATACCGGAATTTTTAAAGGAAAGATGATTTCCGTAATCAGCTCCGGAATGGGCACCGACAATATTGAAATATTGATGAATGAACTGGATGCTCTTGTCAATGTGGACCTTAAGAGGAGGCAAGTTAAACCTATGCATACCAGTTTGAAAGTGGTAAGGGTTGGGACCTCCGGAAGCATAAGAAAAGAAATTCCTACGGGGGTTATATTGGCATCTGAATATGGGATTGGCCTTGACAGTTTGATGCAGTTTTATAATCTGGAGAGCAATCCCAAGGAATTATCTATTGCCAAAGCAGTAAAAGAAAAGTTAGGGCTTGGACTTTCCCCCTATTGCTGCCGAGCTTCCCCGCATCTTTTGGAGAAGATGATTAAGGGGGAAGTCATAAAAGGAAATACCGTTACCTGTCCGGGTTTTTTTGGACCACAAGGGAGGGGAATAAGGCTTCAACCAGCAATCCCTGATATTATAGAACGCCTTACTGAGTGGGATTTAGATGGTGTTAGTCTTTCCAACTTTGAAATGGAGACAGCAGGTTATTATGCTATGGGGAGCCTCTTAGGCCATGAAATGATGAGCCTTAATGCCATTGTAGCCAATAGAGTAAGTCAAACTTTTGCTGAGGATCCAAAAGCTATTGTAGATAAAGCAATATTGCATGCTTTGGAAAATATTTAG
- a CDS encoding TonB-dependent receptor gives MSYPANGQSIIIKGLVVDDNTGDPLAFANVILMDPIDSSMVKGGMTDIQGKFNLSSDPGKFIFRIRFVGFKPYEKAITLETVPEKDLGEIRLLSTETDLDEVLVEEVASMFESDIDKRRYNVENSIVAEGATASELLATLPSIQVDEEGSITMRGSGNVLIYINGRPSNLSGENTEAILSQFPVNSIKAVELITNPSSRYDASGVGGIINIILKKNERNGFNGQTNVSIGTRDKYAGGLVLNYGIEKVNFFSSYNYQNRKRFRKAEGKRVSNILGASPILDQDAYNEEVEISHLVRGGADFHLSGNSQFGIFAQGNFNQEDEEETLNQRSLNSQEVLDSLYVRESTEDESGDHFEIGLTYNLEMDTLGQSMYASVSYAKDGRSQVDDFIQYFFSENRMEVPGKDSFR, from the coding sequence TTGTCTTATCCTGCTAATGGACAGTCCATTATTATTAAAGGATTGGTTGTAGATGATAACACAGGTGATCCATTGGCATTTGCCAATGTCATACTTATGGATCCAATTGATTCCAGTATGGTCAAAGGGGGAATGACCGATATTCAGGGAAAATTCAATCTTAGCAGTGACCCGGGGAAATTTATTTTTAGAATCCGTTTTGTTGGTTTTAAACCCTATGAAAAAGCCATAACCCTGGAAACTGTGCCCGAAAAGGATTTGGGTGAAATCCGCTTATTGTCTACTGAAACGGATTTGGATGAGGTTCTGGTGGAGGAGGTTGCCTCCATGTTTGAATCAGATATTGACAAACGCAGGTATAATGTGGAAAACAGTATAGTGGCAGAAGGGGCTACAGCTTCAGAGTTATTGGCAACTTTGCCTTCCATCCAGGTGGATGAGGAGGGAAGCATTACTATGCGGGGAAGTGGGAATGTACTGATCTATATCAATGGTAGGCCATCCAATTTGTCAGGGGAAAACACAGAAGCCATATTGTCCCAGTTTCCTGTAAATAGCATCAAAGCCGTTGAATTGATTACCAACCCTTCTTCCCGTTATGATGCTTCCGGAGTGGGAGGAATTATTAACATCATATTGAAAAAAAATGAAAGAAATGGCTTCAATGGCCAGACGAATGTATCCATCGGGACCAGGGATAAATACGCAGGGGGGCTGGTCTTGAATTATGGAATTGAAAAAGTGAATTTTTTCTCCTCTTATAATTATCAAAACAGGAAAAGATTCCGAAAGGCTGAAGGGAAAAGAGTGAGCAATATTTTGGGAGCTTCTCCCATTTTGGATCAGGATGCCTATAATGAAGAAGTGGAAATTTCCCACCTGGTAAGAGGCGGAGCTGACTTCCACTTATCGGGTAATAGCCAATTTGGGATTTTTGCCCAGGGTAATTTTAACCAGGAGGATGAAGAAGAAACGTTGAATCAAAGGAGTTTAAATTCCCAGGAAGTTTTGGATAGCTTATATGTCCGGGAAAGCACAGAGGATGAATCCGGGGATCATTTTGAAATAGGCCTAACCTATAACCTGGAGATGGACACTTTGGGGCAAAGTATGTATGCCTCGGTATCATATGCCAAAGATGGTAGAAGTCAGGTGGATGATTTTATCCAGTATTTTTTTAGTGAAAATAGGATGGAAGTCCCCGGAAAAGACTCCTTCAGGTAA
- a CDS encoding outer membrane beta-barrel family protein, whose amino-acid sequence MYIFQLDYEKPFSDTGTLEAGLKGTLGNWGRSQEFFQGDETSDFVLVRNDTISDQYEFHEDVYAAYLIYKNIWGKMGYQLGLRGEYTETLGVLKSQEERVANSYFNLFPSIYFIYTFRKEEELNLNFSRRISRPGIWHLAPLYYVSDWLNVRRGNPYLQPEFTNSYEIGYMKGWEKWLLNATIYHRNSTDIISRITRLYDNNVTIQTRENINSRNSTGLELVNQFQFTNWFDATLTGNLFYSQVKGENIQEGFNNSSMSWTVSLLSNMSIPEILTVQIQGNYRGPIILPQGEIKPFWGLNVGLKREFFNKKGVVSLNVSDVFNKRIFRIKTEDPRFTQNRVYNRETRIGTLSFSYRFGGFKEKRNERRRDQGGDELGDF is encoded by the coding sequence TTGTATATTTTTCAATTGGACTATGAAAAACCGTTTTCTGACACAGGAACCCTGGAAGCAGGCCTAAAAGGGACTTTGGGAAACTGGGGACGAAGTCAGGAATTTTTTCAAGGTGACGAAACCAGTGATTTTGTTCTTGTGAGAAATGATACCATCAGTGATCAATATGAATTCCATGAGGATGTTTATGCCGCCTATTTGATTTACAAGAATATATGGGGAAAAATGGGATACCAGTTGGGGTTGAGGGGGGAATATACCGAAACATTAGGAGTGCTAAAAAGCCAGGAAGAACGGGTCGCTAATAGTTATTTTAATTTATTTCCCAGTATTTATTTTATATACACCTTCAGGAAGGAAGAGGAGCTAAACCTGAATTTTAGCAGGAGAATTTCCCGACCTGGCATATGGCACCTCGCCCCTTTATATTATGTGTCTGATTGGCTAAATGTCAGACGGGGTAATCCCTACCTCCAACCAGAATTTACGAATAGTTATGAAATTGGATATATGAAAGGTTGGGAAAAGTGGCTGTTGAATGCAACAATTTATCACAGAAACTCTACAGACATCATTTCCCGGATCACCCGACTTTATGATAATAATGTTACTATTCAGACCCGGGAAAATATCAATTCCAGGAACAGTACCGGACTGGAGCTGGTTAATCAATTCCAATTCACCAATTGGTTTGATGCTACCTTGACGGGAAATTTATTTTATAGCCAAGTCAAAGGTGAAAATATTCAAGAAGGGTTCAATAATTCCAGTATGAGCTGGACCGTAAGTTTACTTTCTAATATGTCCATCCCTGAAATTTTAACCGTGCAAATCCAAGGAAATTACAGGGGACCAATTATCCTTCCTCAAGGTGAAATTAAACCATTTTGGGGTTTAAATGTGGGGTTGAAAAGAGAGTTTTTCAACAAGAAAGGTGTTGTCAGTTTAAATGTAAGTGATGTTTTTAACAAAAGGATTTTTAGAATTAAAACTGAGGATCCCAGATTTACTCAAAACCGGGTGTATAACAGGGAAACCCGAATTGGAACTTTGTCCTTTTCCTACCGTTTTGGTGGTTTTAAAGAAAAACGCAATGAAAGACGCCGGGACCAAGGAGGAGATGAATTAGGAGACTTTTAA